Proteins co-encoded in one Mycobacterium mantenii genomic window:
- a CDS encoding XdhC family protein, protein MRDVLTELTAVWRGGGTAGLATVVRTVRSAPRPQGATMMVAPDGTVAGAVSGGCVEAAVYQLATEVVRTGRPQLQRYGADADDPFAVGLTCGGEIDVFVEAISSDTFPQLQAVADHIAEHRRIAVATVIAHPEPTRLGRRLIITPEWVDGTLGSPRSDAAITDDARGMLAAGRTAVLTYGPDGQRQDAGMEVFVASHAPAPRMLVFGATDFAAALARQGTFLGYRVTVCDARSVFATTARFPTADEVLVDWPDRYLAAQAEQGAIDARTAVCVLTHDPKFDVPVLCVALRLPQVGYVGAMGSRDTHDDRLHRLRAAGLTEAELSRLTSPIGLDLGARTPEETAVSIAAEIIARGGGGGGRPLAEIEGRIHHDMTP, encoded by the coding sequence ATGCGCGACGTCCTGACGGAATTGACGGCGGTGTGGCGAGGTGGTGGTACGGCCGGCCTCGCGACAGTGGTCCGCACCGTGCGGTCAGCCCCGCGGCCGCAGGGCGCCACCATGATGGTCGCCCCCGACGGAACCGTCGCCGGGGCGGTCTCCGGTGGCTGCGTCGAGGCGGCCGTGTACCAATTGGCGACCGAGGTGGTGCGGACCGGCCGGCCTCAGTTGCAGCGCTACGGCGCCGACGCTGACGATCCGTTTGCCGTCGGTCTCACCTGCGGCGGGGAGATCGATGTCTTCGTCGAAGCGATATCCTCGGACACCTTCCCCCAACTGCAGGCGGTCGCCGACCACATTGCTGAACACCGCCGGATTGCCGTGGCCACCGTCATCGCCCATCCCGAGCCCACCAGGCTGGGCCGCAGGCTCATCATCACACCGGAGTGGGTCGACGGGACGCTCGGGTCGCCACGGTCCGACGCGGCCATCACCGACGACGCCCGGGGCATGCTTGCCGCCGGACGCACCGCCGTGCTGACCTACGGGCCGGACGGCCAGCGCCAGGACGCCGGCATGGAAGTCTTCGTCGCCAGCCACGCGCCGGCCCCCCGGATGCTCGTATTCGGTGCGACCGACTTCGCCGCGGCCCTGGCGCGCCAGGGCACCTTCCTCGGCTACCGGGTCACCGTGTGCGATGCCCGCTCGGTCTTTGCCACCACGGCCCGATTCCCGACCGCAGACGAGGTCCTCGTGGACTGGCCCGACCGCTACCTGGCGGCGCAGGCCGAGCAGGGCGCGATCGACGCCCGGACCGCCGTCTGCGTGCTGACCCACGACCCCAAGTTCGATGTCCCGGTGCTGTGCGTGGCGCTGCGCCTGCCCCAGGTCGGCTACGTGGGGGCGATGGGATCCCGCGACACCCACGACGACCGGCTACATCGGCTGCGTGCGGCGGGCCTGACCGAGGCCGAATTGAGCCGGCTTACCAGTCCGATCGGCCTGGACCTCGGGGCCCGCACGCCGGAGGAAACCGCTGTCTCGATCGCCGCGGAGATCATCGCGCGCGGCGGGGGCGGTGGTGGTCGACCGTTGGCTGAGATCGAGGGTCGCATCCACCACGATATGACGCCGTGA